Genomic segment of Rhodocaloribacter litoris:
AGAGGTATATATCTTCTGTTTACTTCCATACCCTCTTCCTCTACATGATCACCCGCAATCGCAAATACACCATCTACCAGCAGCAAGGTGGACATGATGAGGAGCCGGTTGACCTCACCGACTATCTAAAAGACATCTTCGAAAGCTATTACTCAGCGTTCCTGCTCAACTTCGAAATGAGCGAGCTGATTGCTAGCTTGGAAGACTAAACATCTATCTACTCCTATGAGCGAAGTTGCTACAATGAGCGAAATTAACCTTGATTGGAATCCGGGCCGTGTCTTGTTCGGCCTCAGCAGAATTGGTTATACGCCTGCCTCCGCGCTGTGTGACTTGGTTGATAATGCCGTTCGTGCCAATGCTTCAGCGGTTCACATTCTTATCCACAAAGAGCGCGAGGACCTGAGCGACAGGAGCAAAAACAATGTCCGTGAATATCTCATCATCGACGACGGGGATGGCATGGACGAGGCCGGGCTAAAAAATGCGCTAATGCTTGGTTCGTCTGATCTAGAATACGAAAATCATGCATTGTGCAAGTTTGGCCTCGGCCTCAAATCCGCTTCCCTCTCACAGGGCGACGAGTTGCATGTCATTTCGTCTACAGGTGATGGCAACTTCCTGAAGTACATCCTCTCTTTGCCTGCCATTCAAAATAGAGGACAATATTTCGCTACCAAAGCTCACCTCAGTGAAGAAGACCGAGCACTCATTGACGAGTACCTGACTGATGGGCGGGGTACGATTATCCGCATCGGCCAGGTTCGTAAGAATAATCACCCCAGCGTTCGTAGCACCGTTGAAGAGCTTGAGTACAAGATCGGCGTTATCTACTTTTACTTCATGAAAGAAGATGGCTTAAAGATTTATGTGGACGGCAAGGAGATTTCACCCTTTGACGTACTCTTCATAGATGAAGCCAATGCCAACGGTAATTTGGACGAAAATGAATGGGATGGGCGTTCAACGAGATGGATTCAGCGTCCCAAAGATATATCGATAGATGCGGACTACGAACTAAAAGCTAGGATCGAAGTCACCCAACTACCTTATCCGCCTATTTTTGACTTAGACGGTGCCGGCGAACAGGCAAAAATCCGCGATAAGTATCGCATTGGAGCCGGCAACTATGGTTTCTATGTCTATCGAAACAAGCGTCTGATTTCTTGGGCAGAACGTTTTGGTGGCATTATTCCCCAAGACCAAGACTATTACTCTTTCAGAGGCCGCATCCTGATCGACGACTCGGCGGACGACGCTTTCAACATTGATGTTAAGAAAGCGACTATCACGCTTTCTGACGACGCCGAACGAACGATTAGTGACTACTCGGCAAACTACAAAAGCAAGAGCAAAAAAGCTTGGAATCGCGCTAACAATCTGCGCAAAGAGCGCCAGGGCGATGATCCTAATCTAGTTGCTAACCAAATCGTAGAAGAGTACACCCCTCCGCCTAACTTACCGGGCGAAGGCATTCCCTCAACAGAGGAAATCCAGAAGCAGCGAGAACGAGAGACGGAACTCCAAGAGGAGATGCGCGACAAACTGCGCAAGGAAACCGCCCGCAAGAAACAGGAGAAAGAAAATCAACCCATTTCGGAGGAAGAGCTAACCGAAGAGGACCTAGAAGCGGTGCTCCGGGAAAACACGCATCCAGCAGCCCACAAAATCTTCCAAGTCAGTACTATCCTAGACAATTTGCTTTGGGAGCCCTACCATGATGCTGAACACGAACACTGCGTGCGCATCAATCGAGGACACCGATTTGGAAGGTTGATATATGATGACAACCATAGTAATACGGACCTGCAGGTGATTTTCGAGCTGATGCTACTTCAGCTTGCTATTGCCGAAGTATATGCGCAAAAGAATCTAACAAAATATAAACGAGAGAATGTGAATAACATCGTTACCGAGTTCAGGCGGTACACTTCCGAATTTCTAGCTGACATGTGCCGTAAACTCGATCATAAGCTACCTAAGTCTAGCAGCTAGCCATTGTATCATGCCTTCTGTAATTGGTGCCTGCTTCGATGGAAGATTGGCATACATTTATATTTGGCTCTCGAAGAAGCATCGTGTTGTTTACGTCGGCCAGACCAACGGTACGGAGGGTACGCTTGGGAGGGCCGCACAGCATGTTACGATAAGAGGTACTTTCCGTCAACGCTTTGAGGAAGTAGTAGGACTCCAGCTCGAAGCGATAGACGATCTGATTCTTCTGAGCTTTCCGCTGCCCTTTGAGCCAGAATTCACCGGCATTGAATCTTCGTTTCGTGAAGGCGTTGAGTTTCTCGTTCAGCAAGGCCTGCTTGACGCCCGCAGCAATCTTACGCCCATGTATCGGGTCATATCAACCGTTCGGCCTACGGCACAAGCCTCTCTGAAAAGAGTACAAACTTGTGCTGATGACATTGTGAAGCAGTTCGTGGTGGCCTATGCAACCCTCACCCCGCTGCCGCCTATTTACTGACGAATCAAACAAAACGCCTCTGCAATCAGTCCCCTTTATGGGAACTACATATCCGCCTTCTTCTTCTGGATCTCGCAGCGGGTGTCGAGGTGCTCGCTAGAATACATCGAACCAGTGTCTTCGATCAGGACAGACGGCACGGGCGCGTCCGCCACCCGAGTCGCTGCACCCTCACCGCTGCCATCGCCCGGCTTGTTGAAAAGCACATTAGATGAGGGTCGGACATAAATGTTAAGTTGAGCAAAAACAGAGCCGCACCGAGCGTGTGCCCCGTACGGCTCCTGCTGTACCTTGAGGGTATCGAGCCTCTCAAGTTCAACAGCAAGAGCCATGATACACCCCGACGCGCTTCTGTTCAAACTCATCGCGCTCATTGACAAACTGCCCCAGCCCAAGACTTCACCCCGAAGAGGACGCCCGGTGGTTTATCCCGAGACGCTCTTTCTTAAGGCGCTCGTGATCATGACGCTGCGCCACCTCTATCAGGTTGGCGCGTTCCTCGCCGTGCTCGATCAACCGGATATGGCTTCTGTCAAGGCCGTCTTGCTCGATGAGCAGGGACGCTTTCCCTGTCGGCGAACCTGGGAACGACGACTGGCCAACCTTCCCGAATCCCTGCCCGCACGGATCGGGCTGATCGGACGCATGCTCGTCGAGATGATCAAGCCGTGGGCCAACTCGGGACGCGCTGTGGCGCTCGACTCGACCATTTTGCACGCTTCTGGCGGGGTGTGGCACAAAAAACACCGTGATGCAGGCCTTGTGCCCCACAGCCGGATTGACACCGAGGCGGCCTGGACGCAGAGCGGCTGGCACGGCTGGGTCTACGGCTGGAAGCTGCATCTGGCCGTGACCGTGGCCTCGGTCTGGATTCCGGTGGCGGCTCGGCTGCGCCCGGCCAACGAGGCCGACAATGTCGTGGCCGAGGATCTGATCCCGGAGCTTCCCTTCGAGGTGCGCTATGTGCTGGGCGACAAGCATTACAACGCACCCAACGTCACGGCAGCGTGTCGGTTGCGCAACTTGTTTGCCGTGACGACGAAGCGGGGCGCCTACCCGCACACGGACGACGGGGTCGAAGTCCGGCGCATCTTTCACAAGTTGCGCTCGGTTGCCAATGAGAACTTCAATGAACAGTTCAAGGCCATCTTCAATGGGCACGACCGGGTACCCACGAAAGGCCTGGTCGCGACGCAGCGGTATGCGCTCGGGGCGGTGCTAGTCTACCAGTTGGTGCTCTGGCACCGCTATGAGCAAGGCTTGCCTTTGCGTCAGGGGCTAAAGGCTTATATCAAAGCCGCTTAACATTTATTTCCGACCCTCATTTGGGTCAAAGTCCCTGAGTAGCGCTATACCCACAAGCCGTTATAAAAACACCTCATACTTTTGCCCTGATTCTCACCGTGTCCCGTCCGTCGCCGGGTGGACGGTGAACGAGCGCATCATGCCGGCGTGGCGCTGTGCCTGCCCGGCATGGCCCTCATCCTCTTCGGCCCCCGCCCGGGGTGAAGCGTACGGCGTCTTGCATGCGGGCCCGGAGCGCGTCGGCGTTTGCCGGGAGAAATTGCCATTAATGAGATATTTAAAGGCAGGTTTGTTGCGTGCAGGCGCTCCGCCTATCTGGACCGGTGAGCGCCGGCCGCTGGTGGCAGGGGAAGAATACGGATCATGACCACTTGCGGTGTCCTCTGCGCAATTGATCTGCCGCGAGGCGTTTTTACCTAAATGCTCTTTCGAGCAGGACGTGTACCTCTGGGTGCTGCCGGCGCCGAAACGAGCCACACGACCCTTTCTTCCCGGCAGGGAAAGACCCCGGAAGGAAGGAGAGAGGGGCATGTCCGCCACGTGCATCACGCCGCGGCCGGTGTGATAGGTAACCGGGTTCGTTGAATCAAGCGAGGTAAATACCATGCCAGCACTTCAGCGTCTTCCGAGAAGAGCCACCTCGCGGGGGTTCTCGATACCCCTGATGTATGGATTCAATCATGCGGGGGCGATGGTCTCTTCGCTCGTGAATGTCAATCATCGCAACGAATATCGACTCAAGGCCGGCGCCGACGTGTCGAAAGCGCATGCAAGGCGCGTCTGGACTTTCAGGGACAATGAACACATGTTGCTTGCATTGAACGAGTGGCTTGCCGGTGGGAGCAGTTATCCGTTCTTGACTGCGTTTCTGGGTATTGCGGTTGGGTTCATAAGCACGCCGGCGGGAGTAGCATGGTCCGTCTTCTTCGCCGCAATGGACAACGCGCGGTCGAATCTTTCCGCTCAGTGTTTCGCACGCGTTGCCGACCAGCTCTGGATGGTTGAGGCGGTCGGGTTGGACGACGGTGCTCCCGTCTACATGCGGCAGATCTGGTTGGTCGATCCGCTGCGAAATGGCAATTCGGGCCCGCCTGCCTCGAGCTGGTGCATCGCTGAAGATCGCTATGAGGTCGCCCTGTAGCCGGTCAACCGCCGGTTCGTGCAACGAAGCCGGCGTGTCGTATCCGTCAGGCCCCGCCCGTGCCTGAACGCTGGACCGGACCTGCCGCTCGGCCGGGATCGGGCGTCATCACGCTTTCTTCACAATTCCTCTGGCCCCTCACCCGGTCTTTTCGCGTGATCGTTACTGGAGGGGGTGCCGGCAGGACGCGGCGCCGTGGAGTCTTCGCACGAGCCGCGAAACCCGAAGCTTCGGCGCGGGTGGCCCTCCGGGTGCACGCTGGAGTTTGGAACGTGCCCGCCCTGTTTCCTTGTGTTTGAAAAGCATGGGGTTGCATCGTACCTTGATGGCGGGATGCACCGCGCGCTGCATCCAGGCAAGACCACCCGGCGGGGGGCGAGGCTCGATCTGATCAACTAACGTCTACGGAGGGTGACATGACAGGGACGCAATGGATGAAACGGGCGGGATGGATGATGCTTGCCGTCGTGTTGGTGGCAACGGTTCCGCAGGAAGCCGAGGCGCAACTGCTGAAGCGGTTGAAGAACCGGGCCAAGGAGACGGCCGAGAACGCGCTCGAACGGAAGGCCGAGGAGGCGGTGGACCGCGCCGTAAACCGTGCCGTGGACCGGGCCGTGGATGGCTACATCGACCGCGCCATGACACGGGTCTTCGGGGAGAAGGCCGCCGCCGAGGGAACCCAGCGCAATGCCGGTATGCGGGAGCTGGAGGCTGCCATGATCAGCCTGTACGGCTACGGCCAGGCCGCCGGCGCAGTGGAGCCGGTGCCGTTCCGCGACTTGAAGGCGCTGCTGCCCGACCGCGCCGCCGGCCTCGCCCGCACCGATGACTCCGGCGAGACGACCCGGGCCTACGGCATCAGCATGTCCCAGGCCGAGGCCACCTACGGCAGCGGCGACCGCGCCGTCGACCTGGCCATCCTGGACCTGGGGTCGATGCAGAGTATGGCGCTCTACGGCTATGCCTGGCTGATGACCGACATCGACGTCGAGACCGAAGACGGCTACGAGCGCACCACCACGTTCGAGGGCTTTCCGGCCTTCGAGTCGTCGAAACAGCGGCAGGGGGGCGAGGAGACGGCCTTTCAGGTGATCGTCGGCCAGCGCTTCGTCGTGGCCGCCAACGGCCGCGGCGTCCCGATTGACGCCCTGAAGGAGGCCGTCGGGGACGTCGATCTGCAGCGGCTGAACGAGCTGCGCAGCTACGGGCTCTCCGAGGAAGCCGCGGCCGCGCAAGAACAACAGCGGCGGGCCATGCAGGGCACGGCCGACAGCCTGCGCGCGGCCTACGGGACGGCGGGAGGCGTGGAGGTGGCCGACTTCCGCGCCCTGAAGGCGCTGCTCCCCGAACGCCTGCCCGGCATGGTGCGGGAGGACGCCCAGGGCCAGAAGGGCTCCGCGATGGGGATTACCACCTCTTCCGCCGAGGCGGCCTTCCGCAGCGAGGACGGCCAGGCCTGGATGAACGTCAGCATCACCGACCTGGGCTCGCTCCAGAGCCTGACGATGATCAGCTACGGCTGGCTCAACACGCAGATCGAGACGGAAGACGACACCGGCTACGCGCGCACGACGACCTTCAAAGGCTATCCGGCCTACGAGGAATTCCGGCGTCGGGATGGTGAGACGAGCGCCTCGATGCAGGTGATCGTCGGGCAGCGCTTCGTCGTGTCCGCCGAGGGCCAGGGCATCGGCATGGACGACGTGAAAGCCGCACTCGAGCGGATCGACCTGGGCGCTGTCGCCGCGCTGTAGCGCCCGCCCCGTCGCAGCAGCGATACGCGGAGGACCGGCATCAGGTGAATGGCCGGTGCCCCCACTATTCCGGCCGGATGCACCGTGAGCGAGCGCATCATGCCGGCGTGGCGCTGTGCCTGCCCGGCATGGCCCTCATCCGCTTCGGCCCCCGCCCGGAGGACCGCGGACACACAGGGAAGCGGCCATCAGCTGGCTTCGTGCACGCGGAATAACCGGGGCCTTGATGATTCACGAAAACATGTGCAAGACGTGTCGGGATTATATGTCACCTGGCGGCATATTTCCAGACTGGTCCAGACTGTAAGTTATTGCATCATCATCGCTTAACAGGTATATTAACGCGGTGATACATGGCCGTGGGGCGCGTTGTAATACGGCCAATTGCAGGTTAATAATAGGTTATACAGCCCTCGCACCAGCTCACGCCGCAGAGACAGCGGCAGTTGAAGGAACAGGAACAACATGCCTTACACCAAGCCCGCTATCCAGGCGGAAGCTTGCGGAGAACAAGCCGAAGCCAGCATCAAAATCGAGGAAGGCAGCAGCCTGACTCCGCCGGTCCGGCGACGCAACCTTCAGGTGAATGCCGTATGCCGTCACTGTACAAACTAAAAGAGGTTCATCCATGGTTACGAGATACGTTCTAACCACCGTCTTTTTAGGCGTGTTCTACTCATCTCACTCGCTTCTTGCGACTCGGCTGAGATAACCGATTCTCCATCTCCTCAGGAAGAGAGAATGCCTCTTCAAACTAGCTCCTCTGAGTTTGCCCAAGCACGGGGGCAGTTAAACGCCTCGCTCATTCCCAATTCTCTCGACGACATTTTCGTCAAACTAGCCGATCGCTTCGACGGCTTCGGGGGCGTATATGAAAACGAAGAAGGTCAGTTGGTGCTCGTCTCCAGGGAGCCTCAGGGCGAGCGCATTCTAAAATAGGCTAGTGTTAATGGCCTGGGATGTCGTAAGCTGTGCCGGTTCGTCAGCCGTTCCAGTTTGCTCCCCTCCGTTCATGTCTGAGACCTGCTTTATTCGCTATTTTGACCACCTTGAGGACCCCCGACGCGATCAGGGCAAACGCCACCGGCTCGAGCACGTGCTCGTGATCGCCCTCTGTGCCGTTGTTGCCGGTGCTGAGGGCTGGGATGACATCGCCACGTTCGCCCAGGCCAAAGTCTCCTGGCTGACCCAACGGCTCGACCTCAAACATGGCACGCCCTCGGGCGACACCTTCCGCCGCGTCCTGGCCGCCATCTGCCCGGAGGCCTTCGCCCGCGGCTTCGTACGCTGGGTGGAGGCGCTGGCCCAACAGACGGCCGGCGAGGTCATTGCCATCGATGGCAAGACGCTGCGCCGCAGTTACGACAAAGACGACCCGAAGGCCGCCCTGCACATGATCTCGGCCTGGGCGTGTGAGCAGCATCTGGTGCTGGCGCAAGAGAAGGTCTCGGCCAAGAGCAATGAGATTACCGCGATTCCGGCGCTTCTGGAGGTGTTGGACCTCGAAGGCTGCATTGTGACGCTCGATGCGATGGGCACGCAGACCGAGATTGCCGAAGCGATCTGCGCGCAGGGGGCGGACTACGTGTTGGCCCTGAAGGGCAACCAGGGCCTGCTCCACCGTGAGGTGCGGGCCTACTTCGAGCAGGGGCGCACGCGGCACTGGCGGGCGATGCCGGTCGCCTACGCGGAGCGCTGTGACCTGGGGCACGGGCGCAAGGAAGTGCGTCGGCTGTGGATCTCGACCGATGTGGCCTGGGTGCCCAAGGCCGAGGCGTGGCGTGACCTGAACAGCCTCGTGATGGTCGAACACGAGCGCCACACGCAGCAGGGCGTGAGTCTGGAGCGCCGCTTCTACATCAGCAGCCTCGCGACCACAGCGGAGCAGATGCTGGATATCATCCGGAGTCACTGGGGCATTGAGAATCAGCTGCACTGGGTGCTCGATGTGGTGTTTCGGGAGGATGAGAGCCGTATTCGGCGCGATCACGGGGGGCAGAACATGGCGGTGGTGCGGCAGCTAGCGCTCAACCTGTTGCGCAAGGACGAAACGAAGCGGTTGAGTCTGCGCATGAAGCGAAAACGGGCCGGTTGGGACGATGCCTTCCTGGCGCAGATCGTCGGAATTTAGAATGCGCTCGCCCTGCAGGGAGCCTGAGAACACAAGAGCCGCCCGGGACGAACTCGTCGCTGAATTATTTGAGGTGATGGAGATCGACGATAAATCCCGCGACGCTTATTTGAGCAAGGAGATTCCTGTACAGCCGGGCGCTTACAGTTTCACGGAACTGGCTGTCCACCGTGATTTAATTGAAAGAAACCTGCGAGACGCTATCCCTCTCGTGCTTACCGACGTTGACGAGCGCAGGAATGTGGTGGTGATTGGCCTTGATGAAACGGCAAACATATCAATAGCCGATGTGATTTCAAAGATGGCTCGGTTGGGAGTTCCGCCCGAGGCTGTTGTGTTCGAACGGATGCCCATTCCTCAAGCTGCGATAGATATGTCGCCTGACCCGAAACTTCCCACTTCAACGCTGCTTCCACAGCTAACCGACTATGTGCGTCCGCTCGCAGGGGGACTCAAGATTGATAGAAACGGCGGGTGTACACTTGGTATACCAGTATGGTACGGGAACCCTGGGAATCAAACGCGCGGATTCCTGACCGCTTCACATTGCACAGGGTTCGTCGGTTATAATAACGGAAGCCAGTGGGGACAGCCCTTGCTTAGCAATGCTATCGGAGTAGAATTTGAAGACCCGCCGCTTACGAACTGCGGATCAGGATATTGTGATTTAACGGATGCCGCGCTGATCGACCTGAACAGCGCCCACGACAATAGTTCTATGGCCCTCCCCGGCCATGTGTATCTTACAGATTTCAGCAGCAGCACAGGACCTGGAGGGTATGCTGTCACAGGTGAAACGCTCCCGCTCGGGGTCCAGTCGCCCTTCATGGGTTTGGACGTGAACAAAGTAGGCGTTCGGACGGGGTGGACCACGGGTGAAATTACAGGTACTTGTGTTACGACCTACGTTGTGGTCCGCCATCCTGATGGTGTTCAACGATTAACGCGTCTCCCTTGCTACATTCGAGCGACCACGCCCGTCAACAGCGGTGATAGCGGATCAGCCTTGTTTCGTATAGTCTACGATCCTGATCCAGACGGAGGCAATTTCCTGGGCATTTTGTCTGCATGTAGCGGATGTAATCCCGATGTGACCTCACAGACAGGTGACGGCTTCTACGTCTCGTGGTCCGCCATCAGTCAAGCCATGAATCAACATATTACGATGGTGGAGGATCAAGGGATTGAGTAGAACTATGGCGCAATATCATTCAGCCTTGTTCCTTGCTCTGATGCTCGCTTCACTGGGGGGTGTCCGTTCTGCCCATGCGCAGGAGCAATACATCTACTGGATTGGAGCAATCCAGCCGGAGGAGACCAGAGGCAACACGATTTTTCGTTACGCGCTCGATAGTGGCGTAGTGGACACCCTAGTGCAATCCGGGGAACTAGGCCCGGAAGAGCATGTGCCGCGGTATTTTTACTATGTGACCGTCGACACACTCCGCGGGCATATCTACTGGACGGATTCGGGGGGGACGGAGCCAGATGGGGCGGAATTACTCGGAGCCATCCGACGCGCGTCCCTGGATGGCGATAGTGCTGAGGTATACCTGGGGGGTATCGTGTGTGGCGTGGGTGCACTGAAAGATATTGAGATCGACACCGCGGGAGAAACAGTTTATTGGAGCGAAAACTCAGACTGTTATAGACCTCTGCATCGCACAGACCTGGTACGGCCCGATCCTTTTCAGAGTTTGCTTCCAACAAACGGTCCTTATGCCGTGTCGGCTATTGAGCTCGATCTCCGCAATCAGATGATCTATTGGACGAACAACGATTTCTTCGTCCAAAAACCTCTCGGGATTCTACGGGCTCCCCTTAACGATACTGTGTCTGATGAATACATCATAACGGGTTGTATTGGGGACATCGCCCTGGCCCATATGCTGTCCAAAGTCTATTGGGCTCCCTGTAACAGTAGCACCATCCGGCGCGCCAATCTCGATGGTACCGAGGTCGAGAATGTGATCGTAAGCCAGGGAGCGGTAGGTAATCTGGCTATAGACCACAAGGGAGGGAAAATCTACTGGACCGAGACCAGCGAAGGCACCATCCGGCGCGCCAATCTCGACGGCAGTGAGGTGGAAGATCTCCTGTCGGGGCTGGTCGTGCCCACCAGCCTGGCGCTCAATTTCGGGTGGGATGTCCGCGTAGACGTAGAGACGGACGCGGGGCTGCCGGATCGCGTAGAACTGCAGGACATCTATCCCAATCCGGTGCAGGAAAGGGCCATCATTGCGTTTGTGCTTACCGAGCCGGCTCACGTCACGCTGGAGATCTACGACCAGCTAGGTCGCCGGGTCGAAATCCTCGCCTCGGGTACGTATCCGCCCGGTACGTTCCGTGTTCAATGGAACCCGACTGATCAGGCGAATGGAGTGTATTTTTGCAGAATGGCTTCCGATAATCGGTCTGAGACCATTGTGCTCGTATTACAACGATAGAAAAGGATGTTGAAATCCCATGTGGGTGTCGAGCGTGATATGCGTCGGGTGGCTAGCGGTTGTGGAGGGCGATAGTTCTGTTAGGTGCCGTCGGGGTAATCAACTCTGAGCGGCTGGAATGCATCAGAGAGTGACTCGTACGTTAGCTGTTGCCAGGCGAGTACAGGGCTGTATAACCCGCGCATCAACGCGGACGCACCGCTGGTCGGCGTTTTCACGCTGCCCGAGTGTCAGTGTTTCCGTAGCTTGTTGAAACCATGTGCCAGCGGTGCGCCGGTTATGCGCAAATCGTTAGGTGCCCCAGGAGGCTGTCATGAAGATCTGCTCTCTCATGCTCCGGTCGCTGTTGTTTGCGCCGCTTGTCTACGGCCAAGCGAACGCGGGATCTGTTGTACCTGATACCCTCGATTGGAAACGATATTTTCCGCTCCAAGTCGGCAATGTATGGGAATACGTCGTTACTGAGCCTACCTCGGAGCTGCGTAGAGAAATCATCAGCGATACGCTTGCCGGCGGTCACAGATACTTTCTGATGACGGAAACATGGCAGGGAGCTACCATTCTGCCCGTAGATACGGTCTTTGTGCGGTACGATACGGCTGGAGTTGTGGTCATCATCGAAGCGGTTGAGGCAGATACCGCGGCAGTACCTCGCCGTTTTCCTATCGGTGAAGGCGATAACGACAATTTTCTTGAGTATTTCGACCTGCGCGCAGCCTTCGGCGATACACTGTTCTTTGACGCTCAGGAACAGGAACCCTACTGGATCAGCGGGGGATTTGAGGAAGAAGTTCTGATAAATGGCGATCGTGTAGAGGTGGGGGCTCTTAAATGTCTCCACCGGCTGTGGTGGTTCGAGTGCTATGGGACGGATATTGGTTTTGTCGAAGGAGGAAGCCTGCTGTTCTACCGATTGGTCTATGCGAGAATCGGGAGACGAGAATACGGGGCAAGTTTGTTTACCGCTGTAGAACCCGAAGTAGATCTGAGCAGACAGTTTCTCATCAAGGCTGTTTATCCGAACCCGTTCACTGATGAAGCAACGGTTGAGTATGAACTCGCAGGGTCGGAGCGTGTGACGATAGAACTGTTCGATCTGCTCGGGCGAAAGCTGAGATCAGAGGTATTGTCGTATCGGCGCGCAGGCAGGCAACAGTATTTTCTTAAGGCAGGGGATC
This window contains:
- a CDS encoding ATP-binding protein; translation: MSEVATMSEINLDWNPGRVLFGLSRIGYTPASALCDLVDNAVRANASAVHILIHKEREDLSDRSKNNVREYLIIDDGDGMDEAGLKNALMLGSSDLEYENHALCKFGLGLKSASLSQGDELHVISSTGDGNFLKYILSLPAIQNRGQYFATKAHLSEEDRALIDEYLTDGRGTIIRIGQVRKNNHPSVRSTVEELEYKIGVIYFYFMKEDGLKIYVDGKEISPFDVLFIDEANANGNLDENEWDGRSTRWIQRPKDISIDADYELKARIEVTQLPYPPIFDLDGAGEQAKIRDKYRIGAGNYGFYVYRNKRLISWAERFGGIIPQDQDYYSFRGRILIDDSADDAFNIDVKKATITLSDDAERTISDYSANYKSKSKKAWNRANNLRKERQGDDPNLVANQIVEEYTPPPNLPGEGIPSTEEIQKQRERETELQEEMRDKLRKETARKKQEKENQPISEEELTEEDLEAVLRENTHPAAHKIFQVSTILDNLLWEPYHDAEHEHCVRINRGHRFGRLIYDDNHSNTDLQVIFELMLLQLAIAEVYAQKNLTKYKRENVNNIVTEFRRYTSEFLADMCRKLDHKLPKSSS
- a CDS encoding transposase codes for the protein MIHPDALLFKLIALIDKLPQPKTSPRRGRPVVYPETLFLKALVIMTLRHLYQVGAFLAVLDQPDMASVKAVLLDEQGRFPCRRTWERRLANLPESLPARIGLIGRMLVEMIKPWANSGRAVALDSTILHASGGVWHKKHRDAGLVPHSRIDTEAAWTQSGWHGWVYGWKLHLAVTVASVWIPVAARLRPANEADNVVAEDLIPELPFEVRYVLGDKHYNAPNVTAACRLRNLFAVTTKRGAYPHTDDGVEVRRIFHKLRSVANENFNEQFKAIFNGHDRVPTKGLVATQRYALGAVLVYQLVLWHRYEQGLPLRQGLKAYIKAA
- a CDS encoding ISAs1 family transposase; translation: MSETCFIRYFDHLEDPRRDQGKRHRLEHVLVIALCAVVAGAEGWDDIATFAQAKVSWLTQRLDLKHGTPSGDTFRRVLAAICPEAFARGFVRWVEALAQQTAGEVIAIDGKTLRRSYDKDDPKAALHMISAWACEQHLVLAQEKVSAKSNEITAIPALLEVLDLEGCIVTLDAMGTQTEIAEAICAQGADYVLALKGNQGLLHREVRAYFEQGRTRHWRAMPVAYAERCDLGHGRKEVRRLWISTDVAWVPKAEAWRDLNSLVMVEHERHTQQGVSLERRFYISSLATTAEQMLDIIRSHWGIENQLHWVLDVVFREDESRIRRDHGGQNMAVVRQLALNLLRKDETKRLSLRMKRKRAGWDDAFLAQIVGI
- a CDS encoding S1 family peptidase, which codes for MEIDDKSRDAYLSKEIPVQPGAYSFTELAVHRDLIERNLRDAIPLVLTDVDERRNVVVIGLDETANISIADVISKMARLGVPPEAVVFERMPIPQAAIDMSPDPKLPTSTLLPQLTDYVRPLAGGLKIDRNGGCTLGIPVWYGNPGNQTRGFLTASHCTGFVGYNNGSQWGQPLLSNAIGVEFEDPPLTNCGSGYCDLTDAALIDLNSAHDNSSMALPGHVYLTDFSSSTGPGGYAVTGETLPLGVQSPFMGLDVNKVGVRTGWTTGEITGTCVTTYVVVRHPDGVQRLTRLPCYIRATTPVNSGDSGSALFRIVYDPDPDGGNFLGILSACSGCNPDVTSQTGDGFYVSWSAISQAMNQHITMVEDQGIE
- a CDS encoding T9SS type A sorting domain-containing protein encodes the protein MAQYHSALFLALMLASLGGVRSAHAQEQYIYWIGAIQPEETRGNTIFRYALDSGVVDTLVQSGELGPEEHVPRYFYYVTVDTLRGHIYWTDSGGTEPDGAELLGAIRRASLDGDSAEVYLGGIVCGVGALKDIEIDTAGETVYWSENSDCYRPLHRTDLVRPDPFQSLLPTNGPYAVSAIELDLRNQMIYWTNNDFFVQKPLGILRAPLNDTVSDEYIITGCIGDIALAHMLSKVYWAPCNSSTIRRANLDGTEVENVIVSQGAVGNLAIDHKGGKIYWTETSEGTIRRANLDGSEVEDLLSGLVVPTSLALNFGWDVRVDVETDAGLPDRVELQDIYPNPVQERAIIAFVLTEPAHVTLEIYDQLGRRVEILASGTYPPGTFRVQWNPTDQANGVYFCRMASDNRSETIVLVLQR
- a CDS encoding T9SS type A sorting domain-containing protein codes for the protein MLRSLLFAPLVYGQANAGSVVPDTLDWKRYFPLQVGNVWEYVVTEPTSELRREIISDTLAGGHRYFLMTETWQGATILPVDTVFVRYDTAGVVVIIEAVEADTAAVPRRFPIGEGDNDNFLEYFDLRAAFGDTLFFDAQEQEPYWISGGFEEEVLINGDRVEVGALKCLHRLWWFECYGTDIGFVEGGSLLFYRLVYARIGRREYGASLFTAVEPEVDLSRQFLIKAVYPNPFTDEATVEYELAGSERVTIELFDLLGRKLRSEVLSYRRAGRQQYFLKAGDLASGMYIIRAISGKGEQSVRLITKRR